Genomic segment of Bradyrhizobium sp. SZCCHNS1050:
GGGTGACCGGTGAGTTCGGTGGCGCCGTAGTAGCCGGTGTGGTTGTCATGCGCCGCGAACGACGCCTGGAACAGACCCCAAGCCTGGTCGACACGAACCATGCCGACGATGTCCGGAGAAACGTTGCCACCGAAGTTGTTGGTGCCATACGAGCCGCCGATGATGCCGGCCGCGGTGATGCCCGACACGTTCCACATGTTGGTGGTGTAGTACTGGGTCGCGTCCTGCGCCGAGATCGCCGCAGTGATGCCCGAGCCGAAGTCGGCGGTGTAGGTGAACTGGTTGACACCGGTCACGGTGCCGCCGCCGCCCCACAGGCCGTCGAAGTTGTTGCCCGGGTAGTTGGTCCAGGGCGCGTCGAACTGCGACACGGCCTTACCCATCGTGAAGCCAGCGAACTGGATGAAGGCGTAGTACACGCCGATGCCGCCCTGGGCGATGTTGCCGTCGGCCTGAGCGCCAGGAGCGCCAGCCGTCGAGTAGGCGGTCGCGCCGGTCGCGGAGCCCGAGCCAGCGTAGGTGCCGCTGGTCCAGGTGAACGTCAGGTCAGCAAAGGTGCGGACCACGCCGTACTCGGTCGCGGTGCGCGTGTCGATGTTGAGGTCCTGACGAGCGCGGCTGTAGTAGTAGTTGCTGTTACGGTTCATGCCGCCGGCAACGCCGTTGACGGCGTTGTTGTACTGGCCGTTGCTGGCGAACGACGTTTCAGCACGCAGGTAGCCGCCCAGCTTGATGCAGGTGTCGGTGCCGGGGATGTAGTAGAAGCCAGCGCCGTAAAGCGAGCAGACCTTCACATATTCGACCGCCTTGGCCTTGATCGGAAGGTCAGCTGCCTGAGCCCCAGACATGGCGACGAGAGCGGCCGCCGAGCCCAGGACAAGGCTCTTGATCGTGTTCATAATGTTAAACCTCCAAGTTGCTCAGTCAGGGAAGGTTCCGCCTCCGCTGGGTGAGAGACACCCTTGGGGTTGGACCCGTTATCCCTCTTCGACCCGTCGCTCAGCCGCTTCGCGCTATCGGACACACCCGCATGAACGCGAGGGACTTGAGCGAACGACCTAAACGGGACGACGTTGGGATGCCCCCCTTCGTCGTGCGAGCAGAATTACCGAAGGCCTTTGCACACGCAACAAAGGAACCATCATTGCGGCGCTCGAGCGGCGCCTTTTCGGACCGGTGTTGCACAAAAGGCACGGAACCGTGGTTCTGCGGGAACACCTAAGTGGTTGTTTATGTTGTCGTTTTGTGACAACGCAATTTGGGGTGCTCAAGGCCGCGAGCACTCGCCCGCCAGGAACCCGCCCCAAGTCAGGCGTCTGGGCCACGAATCCAGCCACGCGCTGAACGAGAATCGGGTTGGAGGACGATGCCGTCTGCGCCCCTGCCACCGGCCGCCTTTGCAGACGACCCTCTATATTAGGGGTCCTCCGTGTCAGGGACCACCGAGAGGGCCGGCGCCGCCCGTCGACTTCCACGCCGTGCCGCGGCCGATCAACGGCAGGCTCAGCTCGCATCGATGGCCGAAGGTGAAGAGCACCGTCCACACCAGTCCAGCGAAGCCGCGGCCCTGTGAGGATTTCGAAACCGCATGCAATCTGCCGCTTGCGGCTCAGCGCGGCGTCGGGCATACCGACCCTCGCCGGAGACGTGGCCGAGTGGCTGAAGGCGGCGGTTTGCTAAACCGTTATAGGGTTGTAAAGCCCTATCGAGGGTTCGAATCCCTCCGTCTCCGCCAGCCGCCCCTGCGCGGTCAACAGCCCCTCCCCCTGATCATCCGCCTCAACGCCGAGCCGTTCACGCACCTGCCGGATCGCAACGGACCGTGGCCGTCGTGATCACGGTTGCCGCTCAATCACGCGCGGTTCAATCGAACAAGCCACGGCTGATGTTGATCACGAAGGCGGCGGGCACGCCGATGATGGTGCCGACGAACCCATAGCCGAGCGCAGCCCACCATGACGCTGCGCCTCCTGCTCCCATCACGGCACCATAGATGGCGCCGAGACCCGCACAGAGGGCGGTCACCACGACGAGGCGGCGGTCATTATGAGCCTCGACCCGCAGACGCTTCAACTCGCGCCGGCTCTGCACCGCAGGCCCGGCCGGCTCGGTCGATCCACAATGCGGGCACGCCACTGCGCTGAAGGAGACACCGCTGCCGCAGTCATGGCAGTCGTACAGCTCTTGCCGCCGCGCCTGTCGCCGTGCCTGGCCCATGCCGTCAATCCCGCTTGTCTGCGTCACACCGAACGACAGATAGGAGATTTATCGGCGCGCGACGAGGCCCGCTTCCGACGAGAATGAACGATCGGGCGCGGGTGGCCACCCCAGCACCCCGGTTCGCGGCCGGCAACACTGGCGCGTGCGGCATGCTCACGCCGAAAGCGAGATCCGCCAAGCCGCGGCTTAGCTCGCTCAGTGCGCGGTCATCCAGGCGCGCGCCTCGCGCTGCGCGGTCGCGATCTCGGCATCCGACATCTGCTCGGCGACCTCGCGGCGCATTGCCACGGCGTCGACGCGCCCCCTGAGGGCGGCGAGATTGAACCATTTGTGCGCGGCGATCAGATCGACCATGCCGTCGCGACCGCTCGCATAGAGCATGCCGAGCTCGAACAGCACATCGCCGCTGGCGCCCTGCTCCGCGGTGGTCACGTCATCAAAATTGAGTTGTCCCTGAAACATCGTCGCTCTCCTTCGCTCGAGGAGGCGGCCGGTCACCCGAGCACGCCCCCGTCCAACTGTTCAACGCCTGGTTATCCCCATGCCGTCTCGCGGCTTATGCGCGAAGGATGACTGATCAAGTTTGAAAGGCAGTTTAAACATCGTGCTGAACGAGCCCTGAACGCGGAGCCCCGCATTTTCCCGGGCCGGCTTCAATGCATTGATTCGAAATGGATTCTTCAACTCGGCAAAGAGCGGTTTACCGTTCTGTTTGGCAAACTCATAACCATCCGCGAAAGCGCCTCACCGCGCTGGCGCGGAGCGCACCACGCCGTTGGTCAACAGCCGCACCGGGACTGGACACGTCTCGACAGCACGTGCGGGGGATTGCGCAGCGCGGTACGAGCACGGCTGCGCCGAGCTGCTGATGATGATGCCGTTCGTCTATGGGAAGGTTGGAGGCACACAGTCGCCAAAGGCGCAGTGCTCAAGGATCGAGGGCGTCGGCGAACACGTCAGGATCAGATCCCACTCTGGCTGATAGCCGCTCGTGAGATTGCAGACCGGAAACGCGATCTGCACCGAACGAAGAAATCCTGTTTCTTCTGCCGGACCGTACCGCGAGCGAAGCCGCTCTCGAGTTCGATCCGACCGTTGACCTGATGTCTCGCCGACACCCTCTATCGTCTGTTGGAGCTTCAGGAGATCCGCCCGGCTCTCGAGGAGCTATGCCGACCTGCGTTCCAACGACGTGCCGGCATCAGTTGCCGGACTCATCTCGCAGAGGACTGCGAGAGTTACTTCTTCTTGGCGACCTTCTTGGTCTTCTTGGCAGTCTTCTTCGCCGCGGTCTTCGCGACCTTCTTCACTGCCTTCTTCGCCTTCTTCGCTTTCTTGGCCATGTTGCCCTCCGATGTGAGATGGCTTAGTCGATGCGTGCACTCGGGAATCGAGCTGCACTCCTCATCGATACACCAACGAGTGAAAAAAAACAGCTTCCGGCTTAAGGAAGTGTTGACAGGCGCGCGCGTGTGCGGCTGACGAAACGCGCGAAGCAGCGCGTCGATCGATCAAGAAAATACAAACGTCTCCCTGCGCAAGGCCGCGATCGCAACTAATCGAGATTGCGCAAAAAGCCTGTGCTGCAAGTATTTTTCTGAACGGCTGAACAGCACGGCGCACGCGACGACGCCGGCGTGTCGGCGTGCAGACTCGCATGGTGAGAGCAACGCGCGGACTCTGAGTCGTAAATTTTGGCAATGAAAAAATTTTCATTGCACACGCCCTCGTGTGCGTTCGAACGCTCGGCAATGGTGGCTTTTTTGCGAATCGCGTGCGGCGATTCGCCGGACCGCGACGCCAAGACAAACGGCGCGCACCATGTGCGCGCCGCTGGAAACGAAGACGGGCGATCGTCGTTCAGATGCCGAGCTTGCTCTTCAGGAGATCGTTCACCGCCTGCGGGTTGGCCTTGCCGCCCGACGACTTCATCACCTGACCGACGAACCAGCCGGCGAGCTGCGGCTTGGCCTTCGCCTGCGCGACCTTGTCCGGATTGGCGGCGATGATCTCGTCGACCACCTTCTCGATCGCGCCGAGGTCGGTGACCTGCTTCATGCCGCGGCTCTCGACCAGCTCGCGGGGGTCGCCGCCCTCGCTCCAGACGATCTCGAACAGGTCCTTGGCGATCTTGCCGGAGATGGTGCCTTCGCCGATCAGCGCGACGATCGCCGCGAGCTGGGAAGCCGACACCGGCGAGGACGCGATGTCGCGGCCCTCCTTGTTGAGCCGGCCGAACAGCTCGTTGATCACCCAGTTGGCGGCGAGCTTGCCGTCGCGCGCCCGCTCGGACAGCGCCTCCAGGACGGCCTCGTAGAACGCAGCGCTCTCGCGCTCGGCCACCAGCACGGAGGCGTCATAGGGCGACAGGCCGAAATCCGCGATGAAGCGCGCCTTCTTCTGGTCCGGCAGCTCCGGCAGCGCAGCCTTCAGCTCGTCGACGAAGGCCTGGCTGAATTCGAGCGGCAGCAGGTCCGGATCCGGGAAGTAACGGTAATCGTGCGCCTCCTCCTTGGAGCGCATCGAGCGCGTCTCGCCCTTGTCGGGATCGAAGCGGCGGGTTTCCTGCTCGATCACGCCGCCGTCCTCGATGATCTCGATCTGGCGCCGCGCCTCGGCCTCGACCGCCTGGCCGATGAAATTGATCGAGTTGATGTTCTTGATCTCGCAGCGGGTGCCGAGCGGGCCGCCGGGCTTGCGCACGGAGACGTTGACGTCGGCGCGCAGGGATCCCTTTTCCATGTCGCCGTCGCAGGTGCCGAGATAGCGCATGATCGACCGCAGCTTGGTGACGTAGGCCTTGGCCTGCTCGGCATCGCGGATATCCGGCTTGGAGACGATCTCCATCAGCGCCACGCCGCAGCGGTTGAAGTCGATATAGGACAGCGACGGCGACTGGTCGTGCAGCATCTTCCCGGGATCCTGCTCGATGTGCAGGCGCTCGATGCCAACAGTGGCGGTCTTGCCGCCGTCGAGCTCGACCGTGACCTCGCCCTCGCCCACGATCGGGTCCTTGTACTGGCTGATCTGGTAGCCCTGCGGCAGGTCGGGATAGAAATAGTTCTTGCGGTCGAACACCGAGCGCAGGTTGATCTTGGCGTTCAGACCAAGCCCGGTGCGCACGGCCTGGCGCACGCACTCCTCGTTGATGACCGGCAGCATGCCCGGCATCGCCACGTCGACCAGCGAGACATGGCTGTTGGGATCGCCGCCGAACGCGGTCGAGGCGCCCGAGAACAGCTTCGACTTCGAGGTGACCTGGGCGTGGATCTCCATGCCGATCACGACCTCCCAGTCGCCGGTGGCGCCCTTCATCAGCTTGCCGCTGGTTGCCGTCATGGCCCTCAACTCCCCATCAGCGCGGAGACGATCCGCTCAAATTCGATATCCAATGCATCCTTGGCGACGGGCTGCCCGGCCTGCCGATACCAATAGGCGGCATTGCCGAGATCGCCTTCGACGCGATGCAGATGCGCGTGCGCCCACGCCGCGTCGCGGCCGGTCTCGTCCTGAATGATCTTGTGCGCCCGGTCCCAGTCGCCCTTCGCCAGCCACCACAGGCCGGTGAGCACCGGCGTCAGGCCGGCCGCGGGCGCGTCGCCCGCGAGGCTCGTCTTGAACCCGGCGACGCTTACCACCACCGGACCGGCGTGAAGCGTCCCGCCGCCTGCTCGATGACCTCGCCGAGCGAGAACAGCGTCTCCTCGTCGAACGGACGGCCGATCAGTTGCAGCCCGAGCGGCAGCCCCTGTCCGTCCTTGCCGGCCGGCACCGCGATGCCCGGCAGGCCCGCCATGTTCACCGTCACCGTGAAGATGTCGTTGAGATACATCTCGACCGGATCGGCGCCGCCCTTCTCGCCGATGCCGAACGCGGCCGACGGCGTCGCCGGCGTCAGGATCGCGTTCACGCCCCTCGCAAAGCAGTCCTCGAAATCCTTCTTGATGAGGGTGCGGACCTTCTGCGCCCGGATGTAATAGGCGTCGTAATAGCCGGCCGACAGCACATAGGTCCCGATCATGACGCGGCGCCGCACCTCGGGCCCGAAACCTTCGGCGCGGGTGTTCTCGTACAGCTCGCCGATCGACTTGCCGGGCACGCGCAGGCCGTAGCGGACGCCGTCGTAGCGGGCGAGGTTGGAGGACGCCTCCGCCGGCGCCACGATGTAATAGGCCGGCAGAGCGTATTTGGTGTGCGGCAGCGACACCTCGACGGTTTCTGCGCCGGCGGCTTCCAGCCACTTGCGACCCTCACTCCAGAGCTTCTCGATTTCGGCCGGCATGCCGTCGAGCCGATACTCCTTGGGAATGCCGATCTTCATGCCCTTCACGGACTTCCCGATCGCAGCCTCGTAGTCCGGCACGGGGATGTCGACCGAGGTCGTGTCCTTCGGGTCGTGGCCGGCCATCGAGCGCAGCAGGATGGCCGCATCGCGGGTCGAGCGCGCGATCGGCCCGGCCTGGTCGAGCGAGGAAGCGAAGGCGACGACGCCCCAGCGCGAGCAGCGGCCATAGGTCGGCTTGATGCCGACGGTGGCGGTGAACGCGGCCGGCTGGCGGATCGAGCCGCCGGTATCGGTTGCGGTCGCGCCCATGCAGAGCAGCGCCGCCACCGCCGACGCCGAGCCGCCGGACGAGCCGCCCGGCACCAGCGTGGTGTTGGAGCCCTCGCGGCGCCAGGGGTTGCCGACCGGGCCGAAGTACGAGGTCTCGTTCGACGAGCCCATCGCGAACTCGTCATTGTTGAGCTTGCCGAGCATCACCGCGCCATCGCGCCAGAGCTGCGAGGTCACTGTCGACTCGTAGGTCGGCACGAAATTACCGAGGATCTTCGAGCAGGCCGTGGTGCGGACGTCCTTGGTCGCGAACAGGTCCTTGATCCCGAGCGGAATGCCGGCCAGCGGCCCACCCTCGCCTCTATTGATCTTGGCGTCGGCGTCGCGCGCCATCGCGCGCGCCTGGTCCGGCGTCTCCATCACGAAGGCATTGAGCGCCCGCGCCTCCTCGATCGCCTTGAGATGGGCGTCGGTGAGTTCCAGCGACGTGAAGGTCTTGCTCGCGAGACCCTTGCGGGCCTCGGCGAGCGTCAGGGACGTCAAATCGGTCATTTGTTGATCGGGCTGCAGAAGAAAGGGGAAAGCGTCTTGTCGTCGGCCGCGTCGTCCGCGAAGAACTTGTTCTTCGCAGGGGGGGCTTTCTTGGTATTGGCGGCCGCTTCGAGCTGGTCGAGGATCTCGTTGACGGTCTTGTCCGGATCGGCGGCCTTGCCCTGCCGCTCCATGGCGTCGAGATAGTCCATATAGGCCTTGTAGGCCGCTTCATCGTCGCAGAGCAGGCACATGGCGTTGGCTCGCTTGTCGGTTTGAAGGAGCGGATCACGCGCGATAAGCGCGGACCTGCCCTGGCTATTCCACGACCTTCGGCACGAGAAAGAAGTTGTTCTCGGTCATGGGCGCGTTCTTGACGATGTCGTCGGCGATCTCGCCGTCAGTGACGACGTCCTGGCGCTTCTTCATCGCCATCGGTGTCACCGAGGTCATCGGCTCGACGCCCTCGACATTGACCTCCGACAGTTGCTCGACGAAGTTAAGCATCGCATTGAGCTCGCCCTGCAGATGCGGGACCTCGGCGTCAGTGACAGCGATCCGCGCCAATTGCGCGATCCGGCGGACGGTGGCGGCATCGACCGACATTATATAGGGCCTCACGGGACAAGGTGAACCCGCCCTATAGCAGAGCCCGCTTTCGC
This window contains:
- the gatB gene encoding Asp-tRNA(Asn)/Glu-tRNA(Gln) amidotransferase subunit GatB, which gives rise to MTATSGKLMKGATGDWEVVIGMEIHAQVTSKSKLFSGASTAFGGDPNSHVSLVDVAMPGMLPVINEECVRQAVRTGLGLNAKINLRSVFDRKNYFYPDLPQGYQISQYKDPIVGEGEVTVELDGGKTATVGIERLHIEQDPGKMLHDQSPSLSYIDFNRCGVALMEIVSKPDIRDAEQAKAYVTKLRSIMRYLGTCDGDMEKGSLRADVNVSVRKPGGPLGTRCEIKNINSINFIGQAVEAEARRQIEIIEDGGVIEQETRRFDPDKGETRSMRSKEEAHDYRYFPDPDLLPLEFSQAFVDELKAALPELPDQKKARFIADFGLSPYDASVLVAERESAAFYEAVLEALSERARDGKLAANWVINELFGRLNKEGRDIASSPVSASQLAAIVALIGEGTISGKIAKDLFEIVWSEGGDPRELVESRGMKQVTDLGAIEKVVDEIIAANPDKVAQAKAKPQLAGWFVGQVMKSSGGKANPQAVNDLLKSKLGI
- the gatC gene encoding Asp-tRNA(Asn)/Glu-tRNA(Gln) amidotransferase subunit GatC, with the protein product MSVDAATVRRIAQLARIAVTDAEVPHLQGELNAMLNFVEQLSEVNVEGVEPMTSVTPMAMKKRQDVVTDGEIADDIVKNAPMTENNFFLVPKVVE
- the gatA gene encoding Asp-tRNA(Asn)/Glu-tRNA(Gln) amidotransferase subunit GatA codes for the protein MTDLTSLTLAEARKGLASKTFTSLELTDAHLKAIEEARALNAFVMETPDQARAMARDADAKINRGEGGPLAGIPLGIKDLFATKDVRTTACSKILGNFVPTYESTVTSQLWRDGAVMLGKLNNDEFAMGSSNETSYFGPVGNPWRREGSNTTLVPGGSSGGSASAVAALLCMGATATDTGGSIRQPAAFTATVGIKPTYGRCSRWGVVAFASSLDQAGPIARSTRDAAILLRSMAGHDPKDTTSVDIPVPDYEAAIGKSVKGMKIGIPKEYRLDGMPAEIEKLWSEGRKWLEAAGAETVEVSLPHTKYALPAYYIVAPAEASSNLARYDGVRYGLRVPGKSIGELYENTRAEGFGPEVRRRVMIGTYVLSAGYYDAYYIRAQKVRTLIKKDFEDCFARGVNAILTPATPSAAFGIGEKGGADPVEMYLNDIFTVTVNMAGLPGIAVPAGKDGQGLPLGLQLIGRPFDEETLFSLGEVIEQAAGRFTPVRWW
- a CDS encoding porin → MNTIKSLVLGSAAALVAMSGAQAADLPIKAKAVEYVKVCSLYGAGFYYIPGTDTCIKLGGYLRAETSFASNGQYNNAVNGVAGGMNRNSNYYYSRARQDLNIDTRTATEYGVVRTFADLTFTWTSGTYAGSGSATGATAYSTAGAPGAQADGNIAQGGIGVYYAFIQFAGFTMGKAVSQFDAPWTNYPGNNFDGLWGGGGTVTGVNQFTYTADFGSGITAAISAQDATQYYTTNMWNVSGITAAGIIGGSYGTNNFGGNVSPDIVGMVRVDQAWGLFQASFAAHDNHTGYYGATELTGHPADKWGWAAQLALSIKNIPTGPGDTINIQGVYTNGASRYNAQSLVPTTYAMYGGSSTAGVYGTLGFAGVSDSVFVTGGEQQLTTTYGFRGAYTHNWSPTWNSAIYGSWAAVSYNNTAKGLICGSAAMGAIAGAGFTCNPDFNISSLGLITRWTPVKNLTFSADVAWTNLDQKYSGNIVSPATTTTSKPAAVYQLKDQNSVSLLLRAQRNF